In Streptomyces chartreusis NRRL 3882, the following are encoded in one genomic region:
- a CDS encoding NACHT domain-containing protein, protein MGTVLLLGVAVVVGLRLFPGAGRGDVDPAGLTVGLVSLVAALWSGWMAVQALRWQETDIAGNADRLAVDVVDAERAAWRHLLGAHDRTINVPFVHRPAPAHEAAGAVPHGTFQDIADYYQRLRPGRLVITGAPGAGKTALALQLVLLLLEHRSPGEAVPVRLSLPSFDTNRPMEEWIARHLVTTYGLSKNAAHALVKDRRVLPVLDGLDEMDADPQPGYDSRAAHALRALNAYQQGVAKAQLILTCRSGSYTTLQAVGAWLHDAARIELTPLDAATAWDFLTDRVDGPDRWQNVLDALAAAPDGPLAAGLSTPWRLTLAATVYEQRAPHTGAYLRHPDALLAPSLNTPDAVGEHLLDLFIPAATALASAPRHRAPYSPDRVRTGLTVLARYLNHNATTNRAVGGQALPSTDIVLAELWPLVGSRPVRAAVAAITTTATLASTAAWLFLDPPFDPLLPTAVGAGIVSLRTWVQPGRTARLSPVLGPMAFGPPPHRFVIGAAAEPLYVLAFSLWITLWLGLLSGLLAGLAAESQLAHAIAVALLFGAIAGGIVGQEGRFVVGLVTGLMFGFACGAYAWFGTFLEFDHLHVTGIMDGIVTLLADALLPGLAIGLVGGLVWGVTSGEAGLWYMALLLCTRQGFGRWLPWRLSRFLDWCSGTGLLRKAGTAYQFRHRELQDFLAHH, encoded by the coding sequence ATGGGCACGGTGCTGCTGCTAGGTGTGGCGGTTGTTGTCGGCCTGCGGTTGTTCCCGGGGGCGGGCAGGGGGGATGTTGATCCGGCCGGGCTGACGGTGGGTTTGGTGTCCCTGGTGGCCGCGTTGTGGTCGGGCTGGATGGCGGTGCAGGCGCTGCGGTGGCAGGAGACCGACATCGCCGGGAATGCCGACCGGCTGGCGGTGGACGTGGTGGACGCGGAACGCGCCGCGTGGCGGCACCTGCTGGGCGCTCATGACCGGACCATCAACGTCCCATTCGTCCATCGCCCCGCCCCCGCGCACGAGGCAGCCGGCGCCGTCCCGCACGGGACGTTCCAGGACATCGCTGACTACTACCAGCGGCTGCGCCCGGGCCGGCTGGTCATCACCGGCGCTCCAGGCGCCGGCAAGACAGCCCTGGCCCTCCAGCTCGTGCTCCTCCTCCTTGAGCACCGCTCGCCGGGCGAGGCAGTCCCGGTACGACTGTCACTGCCTTCCTTCGACACCAATCGCCCGATGGAGGAGTGGATCGCCCGTCACCTGGTGACCACCTACGGCCTGTCCAAAAACGCTGCCCACGCGCTGGTCAAGGACCGGCGGGTGCTGCCGGTACTCGACGGCTTGGACGAGATGGACGCCGACCCCCAGCCGGGCTACGACTCTCGCGCCGCCCACGCGCTGCGCGCCCTCAACGCCTACCAGCAGGGCGTGGCCAAGGCCCAGCTGATCCTGACCTGCCGCAGCGGCTCCTACACCACCCTCCAAGCGGTAGGCGCATGGCTACACGACGCCGCCCGCATCGAACTCACCCCGCTCGACGCTGCGACCGCTTGGGACTTCCTGACCGACCGCGTCGATGGCCCCGACCGTTGGCAGAACGTCCTCGACGCCCTGGCTGCAGCCCCGGACGGCCCCCTGGCCGCGGGCTTGTCCACGCCATGGCGCCTGACCTTGGCCGCCACCGTCTACGAACAGCGCGCCCCACACACCGGGGCCTATCTGCGCCACCCCGACGCCCTGCTGGCCCCGTCTCTGAACACCCCCGACGCGGTGGGCGAACACCTCCTGGACCTTTTCATACCCGCAGCCACTGCTCTGGCCAGCGCGCCCCGCCACCGTGCTCCGTACAGCCCCGACCGCGTCCGCACGGGGCTGACCGTCCTGGCCCGCTACCTCAACCACAACGCCACCACCAACCGTGCCGTCGGAGGGCAGGCCCTTCCGAGCACCGACATCGTGCTCGCCGAACTATGGCCCCTAGTCGGCTCCCGCCCGGTGCGCGCCGCAGTCGCCGCCATCACCACCACCGCCACGCTGGCCAGCACCGCGGCCTGGCTCTTCCTTGACCCGCCATTCGACCCACTGCTCCCCACAGCCGTCGGCGCAGGGATCGTGTCGTTGAGGACCTGGGTGCAGCCAGGCCGGACAGCAAGATTGTCCCCAGTGCTCGGTCCCATGGCATTTGGCCCACCCCCACACCGCTTTGTCATCGGGGCAGCGGCCGAACCCCTATATGTCCTCGCGTTCTCGCTCTGGATCACGCTCTGGCTCGGGCTCCTGTCCGGGCTCCTGGCCGGTCTTGCAGCCGAAAGCCAGCTGGCTCACGCGATCGCGGTAGCGCTCCTGTTCGGGGCCATCGCCGGTGGCATAGTTGGGCAGGAGGGCCGGTTCGTGGTCGGGCTTGTGACTGGTCTTATGTTCGGATTCGCGTGCGGAGCCTATGCCTGGTTTGGCACCTTTCTCGAGTTCGATCACCTGCACGTGACCGGGATCATGGACGGGATCGTGACTCTGCTCGCGGACGCCCTCTTACCCGGACTCGCTATCGGACTCGTCGGCGGGCTCGTGTGGGGGGTCACGTCCGGGGAGGCCGGGTTGTGGTACATGGCCCTCTTGCTGTGTACCCGGCAGGGCTTCGGACGGTGGTTGCCGTGGCGGCTGAGCCGATTCCTGGACTGGTGCTCCGGAACCGGGCTGCTGCGGAAGGCAGGTACTGCCTACCAGTTCCGCCACCGCGAACTGCAGGACTTCCTTGCCCACCACTGA
- a CDS encoding ABC transporter transmembrane domain-containing protein, whose product MIDAYEDPGTPDHRGGARYLWWLVTRQPWRCAAGAMFGSVWMVLLAATPYLMSRAIDDGLEPGDMGALTAWSGALFAVGAFNAWLSIMRHRTMTRVRMDANFRTVKVVVGQAVRLGASLSRQTGAGEVVTIGVGDVQTISQSLTVVGPGVGAVVAYLVVAVLLVSVSPLIALVVLLGIPVIVLLVGPLLGRLQGSETEYRERQGVLTARIGDLAGGLRVLAGLGGKTLVADAFRRDSQRLREQGYRVGAVTSWVQALGIGLPTLFLAVVTWLAARLAAQGDITVGQLVSVYGYVAVLVGPVSFWVECGYQISRGLVCARRVVRFLRLEPTPDTGTRDAPSEPSALHDPESGVRVLPGRLTALVAEHPADAVAVVDRLGRYTPSDATWGGVRLEDIALGQIRDRILVADHESDLFAGTLQDMIGPLRGAGLSRSAAPPRGATSHTPPAPAHGEQAALRTALHTAAAEDIVQALPDGLNTRMDAQARNLSGGQRQRIRLARALLADPEILLTVEPTSALDAHTEATVADRLREARQGRTTVVTTTSPLVLDRTDTVHYLVDGKVAASGSHHDLLDTTPGYRALVARDTEESVR is encoded by the coding sequence ATGATCGACGCGTACGAGGACCCCGGCACACCCGACCACCGGGGCGGCGCCCGTTACCTGTGGTGGCTGGTCACCCGGCAGCCCTGGCGGTGCGCGGCCGGGGCGATGTTCGGCAGCGTGTGGATGGTGCTGCTGGCGGCGACCCCGTATCTGATGTCCCGGGCGATCGACGACGGGCTGGAGCCCGGGGACATGGGCGCGCTGACCGCCTGGAGCGGGGCGCTGTTCGCGGTGGGCGCCTTCAACGCCTGGCTGAGCATCATGCGCCACCGCACCATGACCCGCGTCCGGATGGACGCCAACTTCCGCACGGTGAAGGTCGTCGTCGGTCAGGCGGTGCGGCTCGGCGCGTCGCTGTCGCGGCAGACGGGGGCCGGGGAGGTCGTCACGATCGGGGTGGGCGACGTGCAGACGATCAGCCAGTCGCTGACGGTCGTCGGCCCCGGCGTCGGCGCGGTCGTGGCCTATCTGGTGGTCGCCGTCCTCCTGGTGTCGGTCTCCCCGCTCATCGCCCTGGTCGTGCTGCTCGGGATCCCGGTGATCGTCCTGCTCGTCGGGCCGCTGCTCGGGCGGCTGCAGGGGTCCGAGACGGAGTACCGCGAGCGGCAGGGCGTGCTCACCGCGCGGATCGGCGACCTGGCGGGCGGTCTGCGGGTCCTCGCCGGGCTGGGCGGCAAGACGCTGGTCGCGGACGCCTTCCGCCGTGACTCGCAGCGGCTGCGCGAGCAGGGGTACCGGGTCGGCGCGGTGACCAGCTGGGTCCAGGCCCTCGGCATCGGCCTGCCCACGCTGTTCCTCGCCGTGGTGACCTGGCTGGCAGCCCGCCTCGCCGCCCAGGGGGACATCACCGTGGGCCAGTTGGTGTCGGTCTACGGCTATGTCGCGGTGCTGGTGGGCCCGGTGTCCTTCTGGGTGGAGTGCGGATACCAGATCAGCCGCGGCCTGGTGTGCGCGCGCCGCGTCGTACGGTTCCTGCGGCTGGAGCCGACGCCGGACACCGGGACGCGCGACGCCCCGTCCGAGCCGTCGGCCCTGCACGACCCCGAGTCCGGTGTCCGCGTCCTGCCCGGCCGCCTGACGGCCTTGGTGGCGGAACACCCGGCCGACGCCGTGGCGGTGGTGGACCGCCTCGGCCGCTACACCCCGTCGGACGCGACCTGGGGCGGAGTGCGACTGGAGGACATCGCCCTGGGCCAGATCCGGGACCGCATCCTGGTTGCCGACCACGAGTCCGACCTGTTCGCAGGAACTCTCCAGGACATGATCGGACCTCTCAGGGGCGCGGGGCTGTCTCGATCTGCGGCTCCGCCGCGGGGCGCGACAAGCCACACACCACCCGCACCCGCCCACGGCGAACAAGCGGCACTCCGAACGGCGCTCCACACAGCCGCAGCCGAAGACATCGTCCAAGCCCTCCCCGACGGCCTGAACACCCGGATGGACGCCCAGGCCCGCAACCTCTCCGGCGGCCAGCGCCAACGCATCCGCCTGGCCAGAGCCCTCCTCGCCGACCCGGAGATCCTCCTCACCGTCGAGCCGACCTCCGCCCTCGACGCCCACACCGAGGCCACCGTCGCCGACCGCCTCCGTGAGGCCCGGCAAGGCCGCACCACGGTCGTGACCACCACCTCCCCCCTCGTCCTGGACCGCACGGACACCGTCCACTACCTGGTCGACGGCAAGGTCGCGGCCTCGGGCAGCCACCACGACCTGCTCGACACCACTCCCGGCTACCGCGCCCTCGTGGCCAGGGACACCGAGGAGTCCGTCCGATGA
- a CDS encoding ABC transporter ATP-binding protein has protein sequence MSRGHLPVAERADVRRALLDLVRADTLAFGTVLGLNALAAMAGLAGPWLLGRMIDDVRAGHGVAAVDRLALVLLLCAVAQLLLARWARYVGHRFGERTLARVRERFVDRALALPASVVERAGTGDLTARGTSDVTTVGNTLRDAGPILLINLVQCLFLIGAVFLLDPLLGVLGVLGLTPIWLALRWYLRRARDGYLAEGAATSDVAEILAATAAGARTVEAFRLQERRTAASRDALEKSRRTRFHTLFLRSVFFPAVEVSYVLPVAGTLVIGGALHTSGAMSLGAVVAAALYLHQLSNPLDEILVRVEQLQSSGASFARVEGLARAPRAAEEGDGPDPDGDRIDVTGVRYAYDGGVEVLRGVDLTVTPGERLAMVGPSGAGKTTLSRLMAGIDAPTAGSVTVGGVPVVGLGPERLRRQVVLVTQEHHVFLGTVRDNLRIAEPSAGDEELWKALSVVGADAWVRELPDGLDMLLGQGGCRTDGSQAQQLALARVVLADPHTLILDEATALLDPTTARHTERALAAVLEGRTVIAVAHRLHTAHDADRVAVMEGGRLTELGTHDELVAAGGAYAALWHSWHGDLPDARKPSV, from the coding sequence ATGAGCCGCGGACACCTCCCCGTGGCCGAACGGGCCGACGTCCGACGGGCGTTGCTGGACCTCGTACGGGCCGACACCCTGGCCTTCGGCACCGTCCTCGGCCTCAACGCCCTCGCCGCCATGGCCGGTCTGGCAGGACCCTGGCTGCTGGGCCGGATGATCGACGACGTCCGCGCCGGACACGGCGTCGCAGCCGTGGACCGGCTGGCCCTCGTCCTTCTGCTCTGCGCCGTCGCCCAGTTGCTCCTCGCCCGCTGGGCCCGCTACGTGGGTCACCGCTTCGGCGAACGCACCCTCGCGCGCGTACGGGAGCGGTTCGTCGACCGCGCCCTCGCCCTGCCCGCCTCGGTGGTGGAACGCGCCGGCACCGGCGATCTGACGGCCCGGGGCACCTCGGACGTCACGACCGTGGGCAACACCCTGCGGGACGCCGGTCCGATCCTGCTCATCAACCTCGTGCAGTGCCTGTTCCTGATCGGCGCGGTGTTCCTGCTGGATCCGCTGCTCGGTGTCCTCGGCGTGCTCGGCCTGACGCCGATCTGGCTGGCGCTGCGCTGGTATCTGCGGCGGGCCCGGGACGGGTATCTCGCCGAGGGTGCGGCCACCTCGGACGTCGCGGAGATCCTCGCGGCGACCGCGGCCGGGGCGCGCACGGTGGAGGCGTTCCGGCTCCAGGAGCGGCGGACGGCCGCGAGCCGTGACGCCCTGGAGAAGTCCCGCCGCACGCGCTTCCACACCCTGTTCCTGCGGTCGGTGTTCTTTCCGGCCGTGGAAGTCTCGTACGTGCTCCCCGTGGCCGGGACGCTGGTGATCGGCGGGGCGCTGCACACCTCGGGCGCGATGAGTCTCGGGGCGGTCGTGGCGGCGGCCCTGTATCTGCACCAGTTGAGCAATCCGCTGGACGAGATCCTGGTGCGGGTCGAGCAACTGCAGAGCAGCGGGGCCTCGTTCGCCCGGGTGGAGGGACTGGCCCGGGCCCCGCGGGCCGCCGAGGAGGGCGACGGCCCCGATCCGGACGGCGACCGTATCGACGTCACCGGCGTGCGCTACGCCTACGACGGGGGCGTCGAGGTGCTGCGCGGCGTCGACCTGACGGTGACGCCCGGCGAGCGACTGGCCATGGTCGGGCCGTCCGGCGCCGGCAAGACCACGCTGAGCCGGCTGATGGCGGGCATCGACGCGCCGACCGCCGGCTCGGTGACGGTCGGCGGCGTGCCGGTCGTGGGGCTCGGGCCGGAGCGGCTGCGCCGCCAGGTCGTGCTGGTCACCCAGGAGCACCACGTGTTCCTCGGCACGGTCCGCGACAACCTGCGGATCGCCGAACCGTCCGCCGGTGACGAGGAGTTGTGGAAGGCGCTTTCGGTGGTCGGCGCCGACGCGTGGGTGCGGGAGCTGCCGGACGGCCTGGACATGCTCCTGGGCCAGGGCGGTTGCCGCACCGACGGCTCGCAGGCCCAGCAACTCGCCCTGGCCCGCGTGGTGTTGGCGGACCCGCACACGCTGATCCTCGACGAGGCGACCGCGCTGCTCGACCCGACGACCGCCCGGCACACCGAGCGCGCCCTGGCAGCCGTACTGGAAGGGCGCACCGTCATCGCCGTCGCACACCGGCTGCACACCGCGCACGACGCCGACCGGGTGGCCGTGATGGAGGGCGGCCGGCTGACCGAACTCGGCACGCACGACGAGCTGGTGGCGGCGGGCGGGGCCTACGCGGCGCTGTGGCACTCCTGGCACGGGGACCTGCCCGACGCCCGGAAACCGTCCGTATAG
- a CDS encoding M4 family metallopeptidase, whose amino-acid sequence MLRSSSSRRSSSHRRTSHTPRRTAAVALAGVAALIAAAVQSGTALAAPEKAPSAASKATPGSESVKLTPAQRAALIREADAAKAGTAKELGLGAKEKLVVRDVLKDRDGTVHTRYERTYDGLPVLGGDLVVQSTKADATASVVKAARAAIKPATTKAAVPAAKARQQALAAGRAEKAKSPAVNREPRKVIWAADGKPVVAYETVVGGFQHDGTPQELHVVTDATTGEKLYAWEAIETGTGNTVYSGTVDLTTTQSGSTYNLTDGARGNHKTYNLNRGTSGTGTLFSGSDDVWGNGSPSNLESAAADAHYGAALTWDYYKNVHGRSGIRGDGTGAYSRVHYGNNYVNAFWSDSCFCMTYGDGSGNANPLTSIDVAAHEMTHGLTSNTAGLNYSGESGGLNEATSDIFGSTVEFYAKNSSDVGDYLIGEEIDINGDGTPLRYMDKPSRDGSSKDAWYSGIGSIDVHYSSGPANHFFYLLSEGSGTKTINGVTYDSPTSDGLPVTGIGRDKAEKIWFRALTTKFTSTTNYAGARTGTLAAAGELYGTDSAEYKGVQDAWAGVNVGTRSGGGGGGGTSFENTADVAIPDRGAAVTSSITVSGRTGNAPSNLQVAVDIVHTYIGDLQVQLVAPDGTAYTLKGYGTGGSADNLNTTYTVNASSEAANGVWQLRVQDNAARDTGYINSWKLTFP is encoded by the coding sequence GTGTTGAGAAGCAGTTCCTCGCGAAGAAGCAGCTCCCACAGACGCACGTCCCACACCCCCCGCCGTACCGCGGCCGTGGCCCTCGCCGGCGTCGCCGCGCTGATCGCCGCCGCCGTGCAGAGCGGCACCGCCCTCGCAGCCCCGGAGAAGGCACCGTCGGCCGCGAGCAAGGCGACCCCCGGCTCGGAGTCGGTCAAGCTCACCCCCGCCCAGCGCGCCGCGCTGATCCGCGAGGCCGACGCCGCCAAGGCCGGGACGGCGAAGGAGCTGGGCCTCGGCGCCAAGGAGAAGCTGGTCGTCCGCGACGTCCTCAAGGACCGTGACGGCACCGTGCACACGCGTTACGAGCGCACCTACGACGGCCTGCCGGTCCTCGGCGGCGACCTCGTCGTCCAGAGTACGAAGGCGGACGCCACCGCGTCCGTCGTCAAGGCCGCCCGCGCCGCGATCAAGCCGGCCACGACGAAGGCCGCGGTGCCCGCCGCGAAGGCCCGGCAGCAGGCCCTGGCCGCGGGCAGGGCCGAGAAGGCCAAGAGCCCCGCCGTCAACCGCGAGCCCCGCAAGGTGATCTGGGCGGCCGACGGCAAGCCGGTCGTGGCCTACGAGACGGTCGTCGGCGGTTTCCAGCACGACGGCACCCCGCAGGAACTGCACGTCGTCACCGACGCCACCACCGGCGAGAAGCTGTACGCGTGGGAGGCGATCGAGACCGGCACCGGCAACACGGTGTACTCCGGCACGGTCGACCTCACCACCACGCAGTCCGGGTCGACGTACAACCTCACCGACGGCGCCCGCGGCAACCACAAGACGTACAACCTCAATCGCGGCACCTCCGGCACCGGCACGCTCTTCTCCGGCTCCGACGACGTCTGGGGCAACGGCAGCCCCTCCAACCTGGAGTCGGCCGCCGCCGACGCGCACTACGGGGCCGCGCTGACGTGGGACTACTACAAGAACGTGCACGGCCGCAGCGGCATCCGCGGTGACGGCACGGGCGCGTACTCGCGGGTCCACTACGGCAACAACTACGTCAACGCGTTCTGGTCGGACAGCTGCTTCTGCATGACCTACGGCGACGGCTCGGGCAACGCGAACCCGCTGACGTCGATCGACGTGGCCGCGCACGAGATGACCCACGGGCTCACCTCCAACACGGCGGGCCTCAACTACAGCGGCGAGTCCGGCGGCCTGAACGAGGCGACCAGCGACATCTTCGGCTCGACCGTCGAGTTCTACGCGAAGAACTCCTCCGACGTCGGTGACTACCTCATCGGCGAGGAGATCGACATCAACGGCGACGGCACGCCGTTGCGCTACATGGACAAGCCCAGCAGGGACGGCTCGTCCAAGGACGCCTGGTACTCGGGCATCGGCTCGATCGACGTGCACTACTCCTCGGGCCCCGCGAACCACTTCTTCTACCTGCTGAGCGAGGGCAGCGGCACCAAGACCATCAACGGTGTCACCTACGACTCGCCCACCTCGGACGGCCTTCCGGTCACCGGCATCGGCCGGGACAAGGCGGAGAAGATCTGGTTCCGCGCGCTGACCACCAAGTTCACCTCGACCACCAACTACGCGGGCGCCCGTACCGGCACCCTCGCGGCGGCCGGTGAGCTGTACGGCACCGACAGCGCCGAGTACAAGGGGGTCCAGGACGCGTGGGCGGGCGTGAACGTCGGCACGCGCTCCGGCGGCGGAGGCGGCGGCGGTACGTCCTTCGAGAACACCGCCGACGTGGCGATCCCGGACCGGGGCGCGGCGGTCACGTCGTCGATCACCGTCTCCGGGCGGACGGGCAACGCGCCGTCGAACCTCCAGGTCGCCGTGGACATCGTCCACACCTACATCGGCGACCTCCAGGTGCAGCTGGTCGCCCCCGACGGCACGGCGTACACGCTGAAGGGCTACGGCACCGGCGGCAGCGCGGACAACCTGAACACGACGTACACGGTGAACGCTTCGTCCGAGGCCGCCAACGGCGTCTGGCAGCTGCGGGTCCAGGACAACGCGGCCCGCGACACCGGCTACATCAACAGCTGGAAGCTCACCTTCCCGTAG
- a CDS encoding M4 family metallopeptidase has product MSTSLYARHKRTTLAIATAVAAGALLTTGLASGSSVAADSSAAGKPALAAAPVLLTAPARAALIKEQQAEATGTAGEIGLGAQEKLVVKDVVKDADGTVHTRYERTYAGLPVLGGDLVVHESKSGATKGVTRATKAKLEVDSLKPAVTAAKAEKQAVTLAKVAGSEKTEANSTPRKVIWAADGKPTLAYETVVGGLQEDGTPNELHVVTDAATGKKLYEYQGIETGTGNTTYSGTVTLSTTKSGSTYNLTDGTRGGHKTYNLNRGTSGTGTLFSGSDDVWGNGNPSNLETAAADAHYGAQVTWDFYKSTFGRSGIRNDGKAAYSRVHYGNNYVNAFWSDSCFCMTYGDGSGNTHPLTSLDVAAHEMSHGLTSATAGLNYSGESGGLNEATSDIFGAGAEFFANNSSDVGDYLIGEEIDINGDGSPLRYMDKPSKDGSSKDAWSAGLGGLDVHYSSGPANHFFYLLSEGSGSKTINGVTYNSPTSNGSTVTGIGRTKALQIWYKALTTYMTSTTKYAGARTATLNAASALYGASSAEYKAVAAAWSAVNVG; this is encoded by the coding sequence GTGTCCACCTCTCTCTACGCGCGTCACAAGCGCACCACGCTCGCCATCGCCACCGCCGTCGCGGCCGGCGCCCTGCTCACCACCGGCCTGGCCTCCGGCAGCAGCGTCGCCGCCGACTCCTCCGCCGCCGGCAAGCCGGCCCTCGCCGCCGCACCCGTCCTGCTGACCGCGCCCGCCCGCGCCGCCCTCATCAAGGAGCAGCAGGCGGAGGCCACCGGGACCGCCGGCGAGATAGGCCTCGGCGCACAGGAGAAGCTGGTCGTCAAGGACGTCGTGAAGGACGCCGACGGCACGGTCCACACCCGCTACGAGCGCACCTACGCGGGCCTGCCGGTCCTCGGCGGCGACCTCGTGGTGCACGAGTCGAAGTCCGGCGCGACCAAGGGCGTCACCAGAGCGACGAAGGCCAAGCTCGAGGTCGACTCGCTCAAGCCCGCCGTCACCGCCGCCAAGGCGGAGAAGCAGGCCGTGACGCTCGCCAAGGTCGCCGGCTCGGAGAAGACCGAGGCGAACTCCACGCCCCGCAAGGTGATCTGGGCGGCCGACGGCAAGCCCACCCTCGCCTACGAGACGGTCGTCGGCGGCCTCCAGGAGGACGGCACCCCGAACGAGCTGCACGTCGTCACCGACGCCGCCACCGGCAAGAAGCTCTACGAGTACCAGGGCATCGAGACCGGCACGGGCAACACCACGTACAGCGGCACGGTCACCCTCAGCACCACCAAGTCCGGGTCGACGTACAACCTCACGGACGGCACGCGCGGCGGCCACAAGACGTACAACCTGAACCGCGGCACCTCCGGCACCGGCACCCTCTTCTCCGGCTCCGACGACGTCTGGGGCAACGGCAACCCGTCCAACCTGGAGACCGCCGCCGCCGACGCGCACTACGGCGCCCAGGTGACCTGGGACTTCTACAAGAGCACCTTCGGCCGCAGCGGCATCCGCAACGACGGCAAGGCGGCGTACTCACGCGTCCACTACGGCAACAACTACGTCAACGCGTTCTGGTCGGACAGCTGCTTCTGCATGACCTACGGCGACGGCTCGGGCAACACCCACCCGCTGACCTCGCTCGACGTGGCCGCGCACGAGATGAGCCACGGTCTGACCTCGGCCACGGCCGGCCTCAACTACAGCGGCGAGTCCGGCGGCCTGAACGAGGCGACCAGCGACATCTTCGGCGCGGGCGCGGAGTTCTTCGCGAACAACTCCTCCGACGTCGGTGACTACCTCATCGGCGAGGAGATCGACATCAACGGCGACGGCTCCCCGCTGCGCTACATGGACAAGCCCAGCAAGGACGGCTCGTCCAAGGACGCCTGGTCCGCCGGCCTCGGCGGCCTGGACGTGCACTACTCCTCGGGCCCCGCCAACCACTTCTTCTACCTGCTCTCCGAGGGCAGCGGCTCGAAGACCATCAACGGCGTGACCTACAACTCGCCGACGTCCAACGGCTCCACGGTCACCGGCATCGGCCGCACCAAGGCGCTCCAGATCTGGTACAAGGCGCTGACGACGTACATGACGTCGACGACCAAGTACGCGGGCGCCCGCACGGCGACCCTGAACGCGGCCTCGGCGCTGTACGGCGCGTCCAGCGCCGAGTACAAGGCGGTCGCGGCCGCCTGGTCCGCCGTCAACGTCGGCTGA
- a CDS encoding DUF1990 family protein encodes MTVSYPDPKDFTYADVGATRDEGFCPPGFHPMNVRTRLGEGEEVFRRASEAVLTWEMHRALGVGIDAGADRAAPGVDVTVTLAGMIKAPCRVVWTVEEPRRAGWAYGTLPGHPETGEESFVVDRTGDGTVWLTVNAFSRGAKWYAKAGGPATRGFQHAYARRCGTVLRNLATPGGELP; translated from the coding sequence GTGACCGTGTCTTATCCGGATCCGAAGGACTTCACCTACGCCGATGTCGGCGCCACCCGCGACGAGGGCTTCTGCCCGCCGGGCTTCCATCCCATGAACGTGCGCACCCGTCTCGGCGAGGGCGAGGAGGTCTTCCGCCGGGCCTCGGAGGCGGTGCTCACCTGGGAGATGCACCGGGCCCTGGGCGTCGGCATCGACGCCGGCGCGGACCGGGCCGCCCCCGGCGTCGACGTCACCGTCACCCTGGCCGGCATGATCAAGGCCCCCTGCCGCGTGGTGTGGACGGTCGAGGAACCCCGCCGCGCGGGCTGGGCGTACGGCACGTTGCCCGGCCACCCGGAAACCGGCGAGGAGTCCTTCGTGGTGGACCGCACGGGCGACGGCACGGTCTGGCTGACGGTGAACGCCTTCAGCCGCGGCGCCAAGTGGTACGCGAAGGCGGGCGGCCCGGCGACCAGAGGCTTCCAGCACGCTTACGCACGCAGGTGCGGCACCGTCCTACGGAACCTGGCGACGCCGGGTGGCGAGTTGCCCTGA